The following nucleotide sequence is from Cottoperca gobio chromosome 20, fCotGob3.1, whole genome shotgun sequence.
ATCGGTCAACATGCCAACATTGTTAACCTGCTTGGCGCGTGCACAGACACAGGTGCATTTAACACAGCTGATTACACATTTGTATACACTCATTGCATCTGATTGTATCCAGTTGCTTTGTCCAGATGGGATGACACATCTGATGCAATGATAATCTTGAACGCCCACATTTAGTATTTCTTTTCCCCATGCAGGACCCACATACCTGATTTTCCAGTACTGCTGTTATGGAGATCTACTGAACTAcctgaagacaaacagagagcgCTACCACAAGTCTGTGAGCGACGCTTTCACCAAGGACCGTTTCAGCAGCCTTTACCACAACCTGCAGCCCAGGAAAAGCTCTAGGTGGGAACATTGGTAAACAAAGCGTGGGAAGATCTATATCGGGAATAATGTGTTGGAAGTTTAACCTGTTACAATAACAATCACgtcacatttgtgttttcagtgaGCCCGACACAGCAGTGGACAATTACGTGCCCATGCACAGCTCTACCACCAGAGGGCAGGAGGACATCGCCCTCCTCACCATCAACCCCAATGACATGGACAGCTTTGAAGGTGACGAAATATCAGCTGAAGTCAGAACAGATAAACTATTAACACCTGCAGTTGTCTGAGCGGAGAGTAGCAGATCTAACTAATCCCAGTTTCTCTGCAGACCTGACGATCTTTGAAGACCCAGACGATCCGACGGAGGACCTGCAGACCCTGACCTTTGATGACCTGCTCAGCTTTGCCTTCCAAGTGTCCAAAGGCATGGAGTTCCTCTCCTCCAAGAACGTAAGAGACGAAGACATTCCTGACCTATTGCATCTCCAACTGCTGGTCTGTTTTTATAGACATAATAAacttaaatgtaaaatagtTGTCAACCTCCAAAACGCTTCATGTTGGCTCATGTCACTCCAGTAAATTAACACATCAACAAATTACACAAAAAAgttcaaatgtcaaactgcagtCCCAGGCTTGGTCTTTGTGGATAAGTGTGATAAGGTAAACATCCTGATTGGTCCCGTCTGTCCGCAGTGTATCCATCGAGACCTGGCAGCTCGAAACGTGTTAGTGACGAAGGGCAGACTGGTGAAGATCGGAGACTTTGGACTGGCCCGGGACATCGACAACGACTCCAACTATGTTGTGAGAGGAAATGTAtgtcagacttttatttttacaacattgATTGGTTGCTAAGTTCTGTATGTTTGACTGGATCCCTCTTCATGGCTGTGCAGGTGCGTTTGCCAGTGAAGTGGATGGCACCAGAGAGCACCTTTCAGGGGATCTACACCATGAAGAGTGACATCTGGGCTTATGGCATTCTGCTCTGGGAGATCTTCTCACTTGGTAGCTTTTGCCATGAGCAGTACATTTAAAAGTCAAGTGCAATATCAATTCCTAATACCAACCCTGTCTGTGTAACTCTCAGGTGTTACTCCGTACCCGGGCATGAAGGTGGACCACACGTTCTATTCAATGATTGAGAGAGGATTTAAGATGGAGTGTCCATACTACGCCAACGAGTCTGTGTGAGTGTCCTCTGTCTGCAACGCTTGTGTTGTCCcttttacttcactacagtTAGTTAAGAACTTTAATTACTAGttactttaatataaaacaaaacgtGCAGTCGAACAAACTGCAATACCATATTTTCACACTTGTTTTAAGAAAGTTTAGTTTGGACCTAATTATAACCAGAATGTATTAAGATTTATATAAAATAGTTAAACTAGCTCCACCTCGACCCGCTGCAACACTCAAATCCAGCTTGTTGTATTGGTACTTGGATCTGAGTAATTCAAGACCAAACACTTTAATTTCTATTTATCCTGGATAACCGAGAGTCCAGGTACTATTGCACAATATTTCATATCCTTCCTCCATGACTTACTTCTCCAGATACGGGATGATGTGTAAGTGTTGGGCTCTGGATCCCTGCAACCGGCCATCTTTCTCCAAACTGGTGTCCTTTATGTGTGACCAGCTGAccgacagagaggagaaggtaGGCCTGTAGAAATGCTCCATTTAAAGTAGAGTTTTATCATTTTCACAGCCATGTAAATATTGCATCTTATCTACAAGAAGCATCCTAATCCTTCCTCTTTCAGATCTACCACAACATGCTTGACCAGACATCCAGCGACTACCAAAATGCATCGGacattttgaacatttctgcTTTGACACAACCGAACGAGAAGAAGACGGCCAACGATTACTGTCAAACCCGCTCGACTGAAGAAAGCAAAGCAGAAGTGTTCGACAGTGTGGCAGCTGAGGAGAAGCTAGAGAAGCCGTCTGATATGAAGTGATCATCTATCACTGAACGCACGTTGACCAAATGTTCAAAGCATTTTAtctatattttgttatattcttAATAAAAACTGTTTAAGATTTTTGTCACAGTAATAATCTCAAGAGTGGCAGTACAATGCACTTGCTTTATATTCAATTATAATGTCACACAAAAAGatttttattatgtatatgGGATTTCAGTGGATTTTAATTTGTGGCCTGATAATAAATATTGATGTATATTGTGCAGCTCAAAATGAAAAggttaattaataaatattctcAGGACTAAAGACATGTAAGAGATGGAGTTGTTATTGTTCTGCCTGCATACTGTAGCAGCTGATCAACttttagttttagattttattatatatatctttatgctttgaaatgtgattattattttgtggtCTCATTATGTCGGCAGATTAAACCCAATTTttctacacatttatatatatttttcaaaacaagctttcctatttttaaatattttagtggatttttattatgtttatttgtctgtgtttgtttaagcATTGTACCTGcaataaaatgcacatttaacacatcatttcattatttttatcattatttgaGTCATTTCCAAAAGACTAAAGAGGAATAACTATTCAGAATTTCACATGAAAAGTGTCTAAAAGTCtagaaatgttttcctttcctATGTCATACCTGACAAATGTGTAACCAAGTGGTAAAAGCAAAATGAAGTTGCCTCTAAGTTTGATAGACGCAGTCACTCATAGTGTGTAGTGACTGTACAGGCGTGTCCTCCCCATAGAAGAGCCACTGctgcatttgtgctgcatttctttttatttccctgGAACATTACCTGCTTCTTTGTGGTGTAATTGGAAACCATTTCCTTCATGTGAAGCCAGACCTTATTGAACTTTCATTATATACGCCTAGATGACACAACACTGaggagaaaatacaataaatagtcTACCCCAGAACCGAGCGTTTGGAGTTGTAtcaacttcctgtttcttttccTTGTGCACTAGGAGACGCCATAGATCAGTCTGCATGTGTGAAACGCATCTTAAATGTGCATCACAACATCGACTGTGAtctgacaaagaaaatattaacCGCAGCCAGGCGCAGGGGGGGCTGCTCTGTGTGTCCAACAGTGCATTAACCCTTGTCCGAAGGTCAACACACTCTGCCTGTGCAACTACTGAAGAGAGTCCCGCATGAACATGGACATCGCCACAGTGAATGCTCTCACTTACGAggattttgtaaatattttgggCAACGTGGTGGAGAAATGTCCCATTATAACAGCTGCTGTGTGGTCGGGGCGTCCATTTTTTAACTTGACTGCTTTGGAGGCTGCGATCAGTGAATTCATCGATGCTCTCCCAGATTCAGGTGAGGCacagaccaacatgttgggaaCCTTCTGTCATGTTTGGGCGGCTTGGCCCTACAATGTGATTTACTGTACGCACGATGGCACTAATGAGACATTGCTTTTGTGTCAAGGTAAAGAGGGGATCCTCAGGTGTCACCCAGACCTCGCGGGCAGGGACCTCCAGAGTGGCTCGTTGACCCGGGAGTCGCGCGAGGAGCAGGCAGGAGCCGGGATGGACGCGCTGAACTCCGCGGAAGCCTCGCGCGTGGCCAGGCTCAACGAGGAGTACAAGGAGCGCTTCGGGTTCCCGTTTGTCATCTGCGCCCGGATGAACGACAAGGCGAACATACTACGGCAGCTGTCCGAGCGCTGTCAGAACGAGCGCGCGGTGGAGAGGGCGCGCGGCATcgaggaggtgaagaagatATGTCGCCTGCGTCTTCAAGGTCTCGTGCTCACTGACGCTCACAACAAGTTATGAACCTTAATTACTGGAGTTTATATTGGATGTCTCTTGTGCCACCCGGATGTAAAGACTGCCATTGTGTGATATTTAGCTTTATTCCAAATTGATTATGTGTGTTATGCATGCATCATACTGTACAATGAATTCTTCAAACAATAAAGTGTGTGTACCATTGATTCTAATCTATCAATTTACATGATATAGCCTATAGCCTTATATACAAGTGGACAATAATAATATGGCAAATACAGTCAtattatgcatatatatatattcataaaccTAATGTATAAACAATGCACTGTTAAACTTCAATAGACCATGCAACAGATTGTGCAACTGAATCCATGTTTACTGCCTCTAAAAGGGGATATGAGTTGGTGGTCTCAACATGCCATGTAGTGCCCCAAATACCTCAAAGCATGCATGATGAAGTGGCATGAAGAAATGTCCCTTCAGTCCTGACAGACAATGGTATCCGATAAGGAGACCTACGATGGTGGGTGAGAAAGTCCAAGGGGGTCCCTGGAAAAAGGGCACTTAATTTAAATGCCATAACTCTAAGAGAGGCTTAGGTTTCAATCTCAATTAGGGATTcctaaaaatataaattctCTCAAATGTGGATTTGAAATCCATTTCTAATTTGGTTTCCAtcgaaacaaacaaaacaaaaaatactgcAATTTGAGTTTAAGTcttgagaagctgcagcaggtcTATGCGGGCTCTCTGGGCCCAGGtgcggagagggagagaccgTGCAGCGGGGAAGCAGGAGGTGTTGTGGTGAGAGGTCCGTTCGTAGAGGTGAGCCCCCCCGTGGCCTCCCCCTGGTCCCCAGAGGTGATGGAGGAGTCCTGCTCCGGGTCGCCCCCCCTCACCCTCCTTcggtcctcctccttcttccacTTCATGCGCCGGTTCTGGAACCAGATCTTGATGTGGCGCTCGGTGAGGCTGAGCGTCAGCGCCAGCTCCACGCGGCGCGGCCTCGAGATGTACCTGTTGAACAGGAACTCCTTCTCGAGCTCCAGCAGCTGGGCGCGCGTGTAGGCAGTCCTCGTGCGTTTGTTCTCCTCTGATTCCGCCATCACGTAAGGTCCTGGAGCGGAACATAAAGTGGTTTCTTCATAAATTAGATATAGGTTCGCAAAAGTTGGGAATCAGTTGTTATAGGTCTATTTCTGTTCTTCTTCATTCCTACAATTAttacaatttaatatattttttaaagtatttcacaCAGCAttgtattaaattataaaattaCAAATAGTTCTACTATAGACAATAGTCCTTTCAGCCATCtgactgtttttattctgtggtgtatgtatttatgttgtcTGTGAGCCCCCAACCTAAGACAATCTATCATTATGTGATgtacaataaagttttttgaatCTTGAATCCAATCAGGCTTTTGAACAGCAGTGcaagacatttataaaaaggtatatgtattttattaatttggCCATCATAAAAGGGAGAATTCTTTTTAAAACTGGAAATGACAAAACACTTAAAGGTGTATTAGAGGTCATTGGGTTAGAATCTGACCTTTCCAGCAGGCACAGAAACCACagtgtatatttgtattctgattgccagtcaaataaacatttattcactTGTAATATCACAAGGAATTCACAATTACTTGAGAATTACCCAAAAATAAACCTAATTTCGAGTTGAAATTTGGAAGCAACAGGTGTTATGGAGACGTGAAAGTTGTCCAGGGAAATGTATTGTTCTTAAACCACAACATTTCCTCCATGCCAAAAAGTAATTTTGagagaacattaaaaaaagcatAGGTGGAAATATAATTAGCATGTTGTAAATCATTTTAATCTGGCATCAGTTGATATATATCAcgtatatttatttccttctagAAATATATTTTGAGTTGATTCAAATTGAAAGTTGAATTGAGACTATACCCGAACAGTAAGatatattttagaaatattCTTAAATAATATTTGGATGTAAGACATTGACGGTATGAATGCTTATTTAACAAGGCACAATGACAGCTTTGACCCTTATAGcctatataaaataattaaaatgaaagccCTCATAATTATGCTAAATAAAAACGTTACctattaaagtaatttatatATCTTCACTACACTATAATTAACAATCACAACAACTGTGCgcaaaaataaaccaaaagtAGGAAACAATGTCACAGGAGGAGTTTGTAGTCGACACGGAATGAGTGAATGAttcaaatgtaaagtaaaaatgtgaataataaagaacttaatatatatatatatatatatatatatatatatatatatatatatatatatatatatatatatatatatatatatcctattaTATTTTAGCTGAATAAACTTTGAGGTCTATTACTAACTTTTCTCTGGAGAAAACACGCTCATtagaaaacagactttaatttGTAGGCCTATAATTAAAGCTGATAGTCTAATACAACGGCCCCCCCagtgaaagaggaaaagaaaacctTAAATGATTCAGTAATTTGATTAAAACCGCACAAATCTAACAATTCCCTGTTGTATAAAAggtattttatattgctgtccTACATCAATCTACCAGATTGTGGTAGATGTGGGTGTTTTGACGCCTATTGTACTCTATAGTTACTATACAGCCTATTGATGGTTTAAGATACGGCGTTTTGTGAATATGTTTTGTAAAGACAAAACCCACACTTTTTTTGTCACGATAAGACCTGATAAAAGCAAGCGCTGACCTTCCGGGCCTTTTACAAATTGACTGACAAGGTAAACTGAAACACCCATGGATCATATTGTTGGGAGCATGATGTCATTATAGTCCTGAGAAAGAGTCAGATGAAACTTACTTGTTAGTGCTATGACTACAGAGTGATGTTGTAAACAAACTGAGGAGTGCTGCCCTGAGAAGCAGTTCTCCATTATGATCTTAAACACATGACATTTACTGACATTTAGCGGTTTGGAATAATTACCTGCCCACTGTCCCTTCCAGGTGTGAGAGTGAGATTTTGTGCTTTTCATCCAGGGGAAAGGGAGGTGATATCTGCTCTGTTCCCCCGTGTCTCCATAGCCAGCAGCAGGCGGGAGAGGTTGCTGCTGGAGCCCCTGAGGATGGTGGAGGTGAGGCACACCTGGATCCTCCCGCATGGGTAGACTGTAAGAGGCGGCGATGTCAGGAAGGCTGGCCTGCTCTAAGGCTCCCATGGACGGCGGTGTGTAGACAGAGTGGACCTGCCTGCTCATGTAAAGGCAAGGCGGCGGGCTGTGACTGTAGTCCTCCCCCTGTGATCTCTGGTAGGCACAGGAGTCCTTAAAAACCTGAGAAGGATAATAATGATCTTCCCGATTCATGGCTTCCGAGGACCCGCACATGTACAGTACCTGCGCCCTGCCTCGGCGTGGACCTTCTGCTCTACCTGTCTCTGGCGCAACTGCGAGGCCCTGGCGGCTCCACACAGGTGTGTCACTCTGCCACCATGTGACTCTGCAGCGCCAAAGCCATTGGTTTCACTGTTTGCAGACTTATAGCCCTCAGTTTCCAGGATCTTCTGCAGCTTGAGGGATTTCTTTCAGTAAATTGAACAGAACGACCGTCAGCGCGTAAATCAATGCCACTCTGTAAATACCACAACGTTTACCTGTCACCCACCTGTGTTTGCCCGCACAGCAGCAACAGACAGTGAACAGGTGTATCTGTGAGACCTTGCCGGACTCCTTAATGGCCTAGAACGCACggcaaaaacatgtttctcttGTAGCACATGTAGGATTGTCCTCAAACAATGCGGCATCGACAATTTATATAGGATTTGTCTGCACTCTGCGGCTGATAAATCGATAAGTATGGGCGCAAACATTGGTTGACCTGCCAGATAAGAGACCTGGATGGAGAGACAGTTGTCTTGGAAACTCGGGTGAAACGCTCAAACAACATACTCTGTTTCCACAGACTTTTTTTCATTGTCTACACCTTTCTGAGTTTTAAAATGTACCCATTACACTTCTGTAAATGCATCATTTAACACCATTTAGCGCGCGTGGGTCCTGCACGGTCCCCTGCACGAAGGGCCCTCGGCGTTGACAAACACAGAGCCGCTGCAGTCGCTGCACTCTCGCCATGTTTGCTGGCCATTAGCCTTTAGCAGGTGTGTGTTCGCCCCATTAAACAGCCGCTCTCGTGGTAAACCAATTAAGGTTGGAGTGAGCAACAGAACTCAATTAACTAGCGTGCGCGTGGAGCGTGACTCCTCAACCTCGCGAGCTCACCTGCACGTTTATGCAACATTTTGAGCCTCTGTCACATGATCGGAGTGATTTACCTATTTTTCATGTAAATTGTACAGGACAACGGGGCTTTTACCTTCACAGTGTGTATCAATAGTCTATTTGCACTGAGTTCTTCAAAAGCAATTATGGCACTTTCCACGGTATCTTAATGGGGCACTCAGCGATGCAATAAAGTTCAAGTAAACCAATTCTATACAAATCACCCCCTGCACTATGGCTTAATGGTGTTTATATTTGATCATTGTTTCAAAGAGGAAGGAAACAGTTAAACCAAGCTATTCTCCACTACAGTGGAGATAGACAACGTGATTTATGAAGCATGAGGTGTGTTAAACGCATTTTAGCCGACTTCTTCCAGACACAGACATTGGCATAATGGCTTAAGCGAGGAGTAATGCATCTTAAATTTAGATATCATACATCTATTGGCAATCATGACTACAGAGAATGACTGTTGCCAAGTTTataaaatgctgtttgtgtGGAACAATATAAGAGTATGAGCTACACACATGGAGgaaagatataaaaataaac
It contains:
- the urad gene encoding 2-oxo-4-hydroxy-4-carboxy-5-ureidoimidazoline decarboxylase, producing the protein MNMDIATVNALTYEDFVNILGNVVEKCPIITAAVWSGRPFFNLTALEAAISEFIDALPDSGKEGILRCHPDLAGRDLQSGSLTRESREEQAGAGMDALNSAEASRVARLNEEYKERFGFPFVICARMNDKANILRQLSERCQNERAVERARGIEEVKKICRLRLQGLVLTDAHNKL
- the pdx1 gene encoding pancreas/duodenum homeobox protein 1, encoding MCGSSEAMNREDHYYPSQVFKDSCAYQRSQGEDYSHSPPPCLYMSRQVHSVYTPPSMGALEQASLPDIAASYSLPMREDPGVPHLHHPQGLQQQPLPPAAGYGDTGEQSRYHLPFPWMKSTKSHSHTWKGQWAGPYVMAESEENKRTRTAYTRAQLLELEKEFLFNRYISRPRRVELALTLSLTERHIKIWFQNRRMKWKKEEDRRRVRGGDPEQDSSITSGDQGEATGGLTSTNGPLTTTPPASPLHGLSLSAPGPREPA